In Saprospiraceae bacterium, the sequence CGATTGGCTGAAATCCGAAATACTAATTTTCCGGGCTCCGGACATTCCCATAAAACCGATTTCAATTGGACATGATAATGCTTCAAATTGCTACCACTTAAGCAAAAAGGAAAAAAGGAATCATAGGATAATATAAGATCGGCAGCTGACCGCAGAATCAAAACATCAAGACTATTTAAGAATTTGAAATGATAAGACAAATCATCAAGAAAAGGGGATTTGTACCCATGCAGATGATATTCATAGGTTCTGAGGACTGCATCATACCGAGCATGAAAATCGTCTAAAGTCTGAGTGACCGATGACACTGCAATATCCGGTGGTAAAATGGCATTCAGATGATACGCAACATCTGGGGGCAGATTATCCTGCTCGTCAAAATGAGCAAAATACTGTAATGCATGAACGCCGGCATCAGTTCGCCCGCAACCTACGATATCAATTTTAGCTTTGTGCAGGATAGTAGCACAAGCTTTTTCTAAAGTGGTCTGCACAGTGATATCCGTTCCAGCCTGGGATTGCCATCCATGATACCGAGTACCCTTAAATGAACAAGAAATGAGATATCGCATCTTTACAATTAAAAGTAAAAATACATATAAAGGATCCAGTCAGAAATAGAACTGAATTTAAGCAGCCTTTAATTTTGAAAACTTAGATTTTTCGATTTTATGCCGAACATAGTCCAAATCAACTAAGAGGTGCTTTTGCTCTTTATCCGAAGAAGGAGTGTCAAACATCTCCTCAAGCAAAATAGCTTCGAGCATAGATCTAAGACCTCTTGCACCTAGTTTGTAATCAAGTGCTTTGAGTGCAATGTATTCCAATGCTTCATGCGTAAATTCCAACTTGCAGTTTTCCTGATCAAATATCTTAGTATACTGTTTGACCAAAGCATTTTTTGGCTCGGTAAGAATCTGAATAAGAGTCTCTTTATCCAACGGTTCGAGATGTGCCAGGACAGGCAATCGTCCCACCAACTCGGGTATGAGTCCGAACCCCTTTATATCCTGGTGAGTAACAAAACTCAGCAACCGATCCTTTTCAACCCATTCCTTATCCTGCACATTGTAACCGATGGTCTGAGAATTGATTCTTCTTGCAATTACTTTTTCGATTCCGTCAAATGCACCTCCGCATATGAACAAAATATTTTGAGTATTGACAGTCACGAGTTTTTGTTCCGGATGCTTTCTACCTCCCTGCGGTGGCACGCTGACTTCCGCCCCTTCCAGCATTTTCAGAAGGGCTTGCTGAACTCCTTCGCCGGATACATCCCTTGTGATAGATGGATTATCAGATTTTCGGGCGATTTTATCAATTTCATCGATATAAATAATGCCTTTTTGAGCAGCAGCCACATCATAGTCACTGACTTGTAGCAGCCTACTCAGCATGCTTTCCACATCTTCGCCCACATAGCCTGCTTCCGTAAAAACAGTAGCATCTACTATAGCAAATGGAACATTAAGGACTTTGGCTATAGTCCTTGCCATAAGGGTTTTACCTGTCCCCGTCTGACCTATAAACAGCACATTTGATTTTTCTATTTCGACTTCATCAGTTACAATGGATTGCAATCTTTTATAGTGATTGTACACAGCGACTGAGAGGCATTTTTTTGCTTCATGCTGACCAATAACATACTCATCAAGGTGAGCTTTGATTTTGGCAGGGGTGAGGTTTTTGGGCGGTGAATAAGCCTTTGGCGTCTTTTTCTTTTTAGTATCAAACTCCTCTTTTATGATATGATGAGCTTGCTCAATGCACATTTCACAGATATGAGCATCTAATCCTGCCACGAGGATGGCTACCTCATTTTTTGCTTTTCCACAAAAAGCACATTGTGTATTTTGATCGTGTTGTTTGCTCATTATTAAGACTAAAGTAGATAGATAAAGTTAGTTTTTTTTGCGTGGATTATCCCTCGTAAGGACTTCATCCACCAAACCATATTCTTTTGCTTCAGTTGAAGACATCCAATTATCCCTATCGCAATCTTGTTCGATGATTTCTACAGGCTTTCCGGTATGGTGGCTTAAAATCTCATACAATTCTTTTTTCATCCCTTTGATGAGATTGTATGAAATCTCCATGTCTTTAAACTGGCCCTGCATCCCTCCTGAAGGTTGGTGGATCATCACCCGGCTGTGTTGCAGACAGGTTCTTTTGCCTTTGGTTCCAGCAGCCAATAAAACTGCTCCCATGGAAGCTGCCAATCCTGTACATATAGTCCCAATCTCAGGAGAAACATACTGCATGGTGTCATATATTCCAAGGCCATCAATGACGCTACCTCCAGGACTATTAATAAAAATCTGGATATCCCTTTTTGGATCCAAAGATTCAAGGAAAAGCAATTGAGCCTGGATGACATTAGCTACATAATCGTTGACGGCAACACCCATAAAGATAATTCTGTCCATCATGAGTCTCGAAAAGACATCCATACCCACAACATTCATCGACCTCTCTTCTATTACAGTTGGTGTAAAATCATGAATATTTGGCACAGATACCTGGCTCATATATTTTTCAAGATGAGCAGAATTCATACCCAAATGGTGGGTGGCATATTTTTTAAACTCCTGTTGTTCGTTCATCTGATAAATTGTTTAAGTTTTAAATTTAGACTTCCAAAAATACAGGAACAAAAATTACAATAAATAGTTTATTTAATGACTGTGACTGTGGTCTGAGTGATCGTGGTGGTGGTGATCATGATTGTGGTCGTGATCATGGTCATGATCATCAATCAGGCTCTTTTGCCTTCTGGCTTCTGTATCTTTGCGGGCAGCTTCCATGAGCTCTTTAAATTCTGATTCTGAAGTAGGGACAAGATTGAGGTCGACATTAGACTTGATTTGATCAAATATTTTATC encodes:
- a CDS encoding tRNA pseudouridine synthase A; the encoded protein is MRYLISCSFKGTRYHGWQSQAGTDITVQTTLEKACATILHKAKIDIVGCGRTDAGVHALQYFAHFDEQDNLPPDVAYHLNAILPPDIAVSSVTQTLDDFHARYDAVLRTYEYHLHGYKSPFLDDLSYHFKFLNSLDVLILRSAADLILSYDSFFPFCLSGSNLKHYHVQLKSVLWECPEPGKLVFRISANRFLRGMVRLIIGMCINVALGKLSLDQVKTSLDSQILLPKSLSVPAHGLYLKNIQYPIR
- a CDS encoding ATP-dependent Clp protease proteolytic subunit, which produces MNEQQEFKKYATHHLGMNSAHLEKYMSQVSVPNIHDFTPTVIEERSMNVVGMDVFSRLMMDRIIFMGVAVNDYVANVIQAQLLFLESLDPKRDIQIFINSPGGSVIDGLGIYDTMQYVSPEIGTICTGLAASMGAVLLAAGTKGKRTCLQHSRVMIHQPSGGMQGQFKDMEISYNLIKGMKKELYEILSHHTGKPVEIIEQDCDRDNWMSSTEAKEYGLVDEVLTRDNPRKKN
- the clpX gene encoding ATP-dependent Clp protease ATP-binding subunit ClpX encodes the protein MSKQHDQNTQCAFCGKAKNEVAILVAGLDAHICEMCIEQAHHIIKEEFDTKKKKTPKAYSPPKNLTPAKIKAHLDEYVIGQHEAKKCLSVAVYNHYKRLQSIVTDEVEIEKSNVLFIGQTGTGKTLMARTIAKVLNVPFAIVDATVFTEAGYVGEDVESMLSRLLQVSDYDVAAAQKGIIYIDEIDKIARKSDNPSITRDVSGEGVQQALLKMLEGAEVSVPPQGGRKHPEQKLVTVNTQNILFICGGAFDGIEKVIARRINSQTIGYNVQDKEWVEKDRLLSFVTHQDIKGFGLIPELVGRLPVLAHLEPLDKETLIQILTEPKNALVKQYTKIFDQENCKLEFTHEALEYIALKALDYKLGARGLRSMLEAILLEEMFDTPSSDKEQKHLLVDLDYVRHKIEKSKFSKLKAA